Genomic DNA from Drosophila miranda strain MSH22 chromosome Y unlocalized genomic scaffold, D.miranda_PacBio2.1 Contig_Y10_pilon, whole genome shotgun sequence:
AAATAACGTGGGTATCGGTCAAGCACGAGATAGTCACGCAGAAGTTCTTTTAGATTTTTCAAGAGCGAGTGCAAATCGAAGTAATTCGAGCTCACACGTAGCACCAGCAAAAGTTTCCAGTATAATGCAGAATTGGCGCATTAAATTCGATGGTTCAAAAACTTGCAGGAGGATGGATGAGTTTATTTATCGAGTACGTTCTCTAACGCAACAAAATCTTTATAACAATTATCAATTGCTTTGTGATCACTTGTATCTTTTATTCGCGGGAAAAGCTAGTGATTGGTACTGGAAATTCCATCGAAATTACCCAAACTTTAATTGGGATACGTTTTGTATAGAGTTTAGAAGAAGATTTGAAGATGTTGAGACCGACTATGATATCTGGGAAAAGATTAGGAAACGTCGTCAGGGCGAAAACGAATCCTTCGATGACTTTCAATATGCTATCGAAGATCTCGTGGATAGGCTTCAAAATTCGGTTACAGAAGAAGATGTTGTGAATCTACTTATTAGAAATTCCAAGCCCACTCTTCACCACGAGCTTCTTCACTTAAAGATTGCCAATAGATCGTTATTACGACGAGAGGTACGTAAGCACGAGCAGTTTTATAACGATATAGGATCGGTCAAGCAAAGGACTCTTCGCTCATACGTATCGGAATTGTCAGGTCCAGACGATAGCGAGCAGCTATTCGATGACTTGGTCGAGCATAATGAAGTGTGTCAAATACAACGTCGTACTTCACAGTCAGTTCCAACTTGCTGGAACTGTGACAACAAAGGTCATAAATTTGACGATTGTGTAGGTCCTCGTAAGATCTTTtgctacgggtgtggaacAAAAGATACTTACAAACCGGTATGTCCCAAATGTAACCCTCCGGGAAACCGGCAGAAGGATGtattaaacaacaacaagcagacACATCCTTAGAAAAAAGTTTGCAAGAATCACCTACTAGTTTAACGAACGACCAAAGTTTAAGGGAGCCTAAGATCAGCTCACAAACAGTAGAGGAAACCCTGCCTACGGCAtatcatttttcatttactccTTTACCTGAAAGGGAAGCAAGTTATATTACAACGCGTAAGAAAATTTTTGATAAGATAGATAGTTTTAAATTTGTAAGAAAGCCCAAGCGTTCAACTAAACGTTTGAGACAATTTTGGAAGATGGTTCGCAAGAATAagaacaagtttgtttcaGCTATATTTCTTAGTTCGGATAGCAGGCTGTACACCAGTGTATCATCTGAAAGACATTCAAATCAGGAAATAATCTCTCCTAATCAAGTTCTTCAGATAATTATTCGTCGAGCAGGTCTTGTATAATTATCTGTggtgtagtagccagcacaaaatatagggaattggttatcttctttcgtctcgtgagaccccctagtgatatttcgaacgatcaagctttagccgctcttaaggttggatcaaagccttagccgctcttaagtccgaacgcccacgaacacatacaagcgacggacagtgggaagcatagacggcaatcgtacgattgcacagttaagctatgctgtgcattagacgatcgttttatgctgctgcgaatgttctggatcatacgattgcacagttagtaaaaagctcaaaagctctgctgcactggctactcagtccatcgtctattactgctttgaacaatataagaaagttgatcgatctgtaaagacgtgataatttccgagtgcgagcaacatacatattgcacacacatatatatagtgctatccggaaaatatatatatttccacaaatatatgctggaagcatatagttacaagtgccgtacagttcagtggtcagtgaatgacaagaatttagtgcagatatatttgggaaaagaggtatgttttcatattagtgccgtgcacgtgctgacataacctatgttgcagggaggtgtacctaagctgccccatcgcggtatagtctcgagaagactaccctgggagctggtttaggcgaacagttgtcgaggtttctccaactccatccataattcatcttttctggaccttatattgccaccaagtcggaatctccaaagatccaagtggaacagatcagccttaatcgccaagaatatttagtgctgctcagacataaataactaaatacaagcttggcggaagattcgtcagtacggcccggaaccatatacatcgcacctgttgacctctaaccaacttcaggcggtcaacagtctacaaagcagcagcacaggatcgagttttgtccaatttacatttaattcattatcaagttccaacgcatgaacatcagcagtttaacgtaatgtaactgaaactttattaacacccctctttgatgttacgcgcgtacatacctacatacatatgtgcatatgcacactaaattgtcttcgtttgctaccttttggttcaattttcgcgatagagcataacaattaaatttctgtctgtattatgaaaaccaaaacaactgactgatgactatgcgacggtgtttgtagcgtaattgtattgtatgcattatatatttatgatttccatattttaaacagctgcggtcaacatctacgacatcattgggcccaacgatcagcgtaagacaataacgccggagtgagtaattatgtacagcaaaaagtagtttggtcaaaagagcctattaacttgaaagtgtagatatgcatacagtgtataatgattcaaacccgtctgctcagtgtgtataatgcaccccagtctgatctagcttttgtttacgatttcgattcttattctctcgtttatatatatatatatatctataccctaatgtttttcatgctttaaaataatgaatttataactaaacttatatgataattaggattaaggaaatattacccacaaattagaagctaagtcaattgttgtgtttctacaactgcaacgtaatgaatattgaaattgaagtctcacattatattaaaatatgaatctttttggattgaaatgaatctttaaaatcataaaaatggcctgtcgagtatccgtgccaggatcttataaaatgtggtaaaccttagtaaaggattgatcaagggacaatgcaagtACTCGAACGCAATGTCATGGTAGGGagggtacagaagagagggacaatcaacacctaggttctctctaaatagaaatggttcagtagggcttttttttttggcgggtcggcgctatcagtatttcagtttcctttgttttatataatcacttatagttcccgtaaagtgcactaattaaatgtagtggagtacgatagtacaattaggcgaggaagaaccccgaccatccggcgagctagacccgagcctagcaagagtgcacacgaccaaccctatttgtacgccgtccttaagtcagtcatggtcatctgctgatactctggtacactacaatctcctgaatggtctggctgtcagcgatactcaggtgggtttatatttccttttcttcctcggctttatccaactgttttctcccctctcttttctcacaggccatcaaggcccaggcggaactgaacggcgccattgtccgcaccaatctgctgacccgctacgagcaagttctcactggccgagatagacacgctcagacctcatcgtcccagttgaacaaaggcagtcggttcatgagctagtcaccggttcaatcgtaattttcttcatgcttttctcgagtttcacgccctcgtggcttttcccacacttgggaccccactaggcagaaaagcgaaaggagagaaaatcttcactGATGAATCGCCTGATCGGCGATTTCATTCTAGAACGCAGTTGTCTGCGTTagttgggcacacacacacatagtacatatatgctggcagcgttcccattcaatctactcgacggctgatgcacgccagtagcccccgctggaaacttccgcagattctggaacgtagaggatgcgggctatcggcgacaggggaatactactaagcagaaacagaaggcgagttcatattattgccaatttaatgcaataaataaataaagagagtggagtgggcgatgccaaaggcagaagaaagaaaggccgtaaaccaaaaggcctgtctcgctctctctcgtgagaatttactttgaatttcgaatatttcggtatctattttcattgcggccaaaaacggagagacgattccgtgtattgcgatgccagcatcaacgaaaatagatgcccaaatggaagtgcaaacatctctgaggggaggggtggagtgtcgggcgtgtggccgtgtcttctgtcagtgtgtgattggatactgcttgctgctttctgctcaatggctgcccctagagcacgaggtgcaggcgtatctggaacaccagctgctcgacggtcttcttcaggagcgccgcCAGGGACAGGATGAATCCCAGGCGGCTGAGGGAGAACAGCCAGGGCGTGGTCATTAGCACGGCAAAGAAGACGAGCGTCTCGTCGCCCCGGGCATTGGCcatgcgccacagcaactggcgctggatggggcgcagcttgaacttgctgttccacaatcggtggcgcttcgagccgacggtttcgttgaagcccacggtcttctcgaccagccagaacaccgcgcagcacagcagttgcaacaccagcagcacgacCTTGACCACAGCGGTCTCCAAGACGAGGTGGTACAAGGCCACCATGCGCTGACGGTGCTCCGGCTGCATTGTGGAGAGCACGACTGCGCCGAGGGACTCCAGCGGGGAGACCCTGGGGGAGGGCCGTCGGAGAGCTCCCCCCACTCCGAGTCCGACTCGGTGCGCTCTATCGACCtgaactcgctctggctctgacaggtctggctctgacaggagcacgactcctcctcttggtcctcctcggtgggcatcgagtagtcgccctcgtagtcgccctcgtagcgACAGTCGGAGTACTCTTCGTAGGGGTCGTCGTAGTAGTCTCCGCGGCTGTCCGGTGAAGCGCCGCCTGTCCAGAGGGAGCTCAACACGGGTGGTGGTCCCATCGAAGCCATCTGTGGCACAGCATTGAATCTGCAGGGGAGCCGGGGGTAAGTTATGTCCTGGGGGGAAGGGGAGtctgggctgctgccgctcacccATCTGAATCCCCCATCGGAGGGAAGGTGGTGGGGTGAGAGTGACCTATTGGACCCATTGGGCGGGacagcagaggactggtgtggaTTTGGCCTAGGAAGGGCATCGCATTGAGTCCATTCTTGTCGGCGGAACCTTCGGGGGGGACCTCCagccccggctgctgctgctgctgctgctgctggtcggtaAAGACGAAGGATCCCATGGATCTGAAAATACACCGCGAGCGGGTGAATGGGGAACGTGGATTGTTAATAGTTGGATTCATCTTATTCCAGCACCTGTGAGGAAATATTCGTTcatgggctttgttttgtatttgtatttttatttactttatgttccCTGTGCTTTCGATATTTGCTGCCGTTCTCTGTGTTGTGCCGCTCTCTCCAGATATTCGTACTGAATGATTTCCAGAGCCAGTTCTGAACGGCTCCATGTGATAGTTCAGGGCCCACTTCGATGTTGTGTTTCGAATCACAGGTCAGGTGACGTACTTTCCCTGGGCAGAGCTGCGACTTGCAATAGTTgatcggctttgttggtttgggataggacttgcgataaataccatgcaccatactccttggtgtggccgaaatgttggctaccattctgggattaaggagttaagggttaaggagagtgggggagggggggtatatttttgcttggctttacatcttccttaagctgctgttttgtgtcacagccaacctgtcatttgtacattgaattgctgctcgagaggtctctttgaagtcctctgttccccgtgtacaaatttacataaaatcacaggaagcacttaggattaatagggggcactcatccccctctactccctctcccccttttggtggtgtcatgggttaagcatttgctgtgttcggcattcaatttgtggcttgatttcttaccttttatgatgcgctatacggctgtaatccatgtaggacatgcactttgtttatccattcaaaggcgctaaagagggtagtcctgtaatccaaaagggcatccagtatatccagagcgaaggttaatccattcgatggagcgctcaagcagaccagccaggcggttgaccagaagcttaacgaggcttaaaatttccaagaggccgccagccggcaagtgtcattgcagtccctccagtcgactccactccagtccagttttttcccaaactgtgcgacgtgaataactttgatgatttcttggcccaaaggcgcccacacaatataaatactcctccctattttgtcaataagtttattttcagtcgttacatttacgaataacaggcgagtttttctactcaaatcaaatattaaaattaaaaaacgaaacagttattggttgatgtccttcagcttctctggatcagtctactcaagccaaatcaaatattaaaattaaaaaacgaaacagttattggttgatgtccttcagcttctctgcatcCGTCTTGGCGGCCGACAAGCGGCACCCAATTTTTTATAGTCACCGCTGCACATGACTATCGCCCTCAAATACTCGGCCGGCACCCCAGTTTCCTCTGATAGTCTTAACATGGTCacttttttttccttaaaaacggcagcaatttttttgcattgtcttcgaattccttgaaaccatacctcttattactgtgtaatgttggttcattacgtggtttcccaaggtgctcaaccttccaatcattttgccgcatagtttgcacttgcagccatgcacggggggcgaagccttaggggaaatcggtgttttcaaattgtcttttccactttcagtactaagaatgtcttcagtaaacaagtctggagaattaagaagttattatatgtattttttttaaattttacttatttacttaagtccggatcctcccgaacctcctgctcctgcttctcctccacgtggtgcactggctcagacgaatcatatatttcatcagaaatagtacactccatatcattgactgtataatcagaaatattctgaatattgtcagaaatgttgtcaatattctcctcaatatcgtgagttatggccgactcctccgtatgacaGTGCATATTGTtttcaatatcctcaatatcctgagttgtggccgactcctccgtatcaccgtgcatattgtcaatatcctcaatatcgtgagttgtggccgactcctccgtatgaccgttcatattgttgtcaatatcctcaatatcctgagttgtggccgactcctccgtatcaccgtgcatattgtcaatatcctcaatatccagagttgtggccgactcctccgtatcaccgtgcatattgttgtcaatatcctcaatatccagagttgtggccgactcctccgtatcaccgtgcatattgtcaatatctccaatatcgtgagttgtggccgactcctccgtatgaccgttcatattgttgtcaataacctcaatatcctgagttgtggccgactcctccgtatcaccgtgcatattgttgtcaatattctcaatatcctgagttgtggctgactcctccgtatcaccgttcatattgttgtcaatatcctcaatatcctgagatatcatcagaacagaaatattctgcaccggagtaacaggctcagcatacttcgcgtgcgtcgtccccgctgaatggaatacattattagaagaatataatataaatgtaactaatttacttacccttaCGTTGATGGTCCAGGAAAAACAACTACAAATTAATCACTCCTGCTGCACTTATGTCGCAAACTTGGGCTCCACCGAACGACAACGTCATGTTGGCAATTTCCTGTGCTTTCGGGCTTTGCACTTTCCGGCCTTGCAGATGGTCCCAGTATATCCCGCATAATACATTAACAAGGGCACTGTCCACCCCGTCAATTCTTACACCTCCCAAATTAATGTACATCTTTGtcttattttgtgttctttatttattagtttttaaataacggggcatgtatggttttggtatttactcatcgatagtattataagaaataccaatgtactcgatatgccaacacacatttattcgaatacgacgatcaagaaggaagaacgtttacagatattttgttgctatacgatacggaccgataaatatcacataattccgcgtctagtttcctgatttcaacatgtataaaaataaaaataaaataattgtaaggcaacatatattaaccctaaccgatcgagatattatactgcaattagttttatgcgatattatactgcgatatgatactgcgataggttttatgcgatattatactgcgataagtctgaggcgagttattcgacgatcgacaaaaatagagaaaagagtgaaataaattaataagAGTAACCTAAGAACCGCGCCAAGATGGATAAAAAGAtagaaatgcataaattgtcgtgtttcgatgaggacataaatgaactcaatctgttggagccgtcgcaattgtcgtgtttcgacgaggacataaatgaactcaatctgttcgagccgtatcaggacaaaaaggcagaggaacatctgccgtgtggaccgctggaccggctggttagtacattgcctatggatgttgacgacgacgacactgaaggtgagtagattgtggcaattacattggagcaggtgaatcagacttttcttcctccaggtatcgtcggtaacgatgatctggacgatattggtcgccttcaagcgagcaatgaattgcacaaaggt
This window encodes:
- the LOC117189257 gene encoding uncharacterized protein LOC117189257 isoform X1; protein product: MVHGIYRKSYPKPTKPINYCKSQLCPGKVRHLTCDSKHNIEVGPELSHGAVQNWLWKSFSTNIWRERHNTENGSKYRKHREHKIHGILRLYRPAAAAAAAAGAGGPPRRFRRQEWTQCDALPRPNPHQSSAVPPNGSNRSLSPHHLPSDGGFRWIQCCATDGFDGTTTRVELPLDRRRFTGQPRRLLRRPLRRVLRLSLRGRLRGRLLDAHRGGPRGGVVLLSEPDLSEPERVQVDRAHRVGLGVGGALRRPSPRVSPLESLGAVVLSTMQPEHRQRMVALYHLVLETAVVKVVLLVLQLLCCAVFWLVEKTVGFNETVGSKRHRLWNSKFKLRPIQRQLLWRMANARGDETLVFFAVLMTTPWLFSLSRLGFILSLAALLKKTVEQLVFQIRLHLVL
- the LOC117189257 gene encoding uncharacterized protein LOC117189257 isoform X3, which codes for MEPFRTGSGNHSVRISGESGTTQRTAANIESTGNIKCWNKMNPTINNPRSPFTRSRCIFRSMGSFVFTDQQQQQQQQPGLEVPPEGSADKNGLNAMPFLGQIHTSPLLSRPMGPIGHSHPTTFPPMGDSDGFNAVPQMASMGPPPVLSSLWTGGASPDSRGDYYDDPYEEYSDCRYEGDYEGDYSMPTEEDQEEESCSCQSQTCQSQSEFRSIERTESDSEWGELSDGPPPGSPRWSPSAQSCSPQCSRSTVSAWWPCTTSSWRPLWSRSCCWCCNCCAARCSGWSRRPWASTKPSARSATDCGTASSSCAPSSASCCGAWPMPGATRRSSSLPC
- the LOC117189257 gene encoding uncharacterized protein LOC117189257 isoform X2, with product MVHGIYRKSYPKPTKPINYCKSQLCPGKVRHLTCDSKHNIEVGPELSHGAVQNWLWKSFSTNIWRERHNTENGSKYRKHREHKMNPTINNPRSPFTRSRCIFRSMGSFVFTDQQQQQQQQPGLEVPPEGSADKNGLNAMPFLGQIHTSPLLSRPMGPIGHSHPTTFPPMGDSDGFNAVPQMASMGPPPVLSSLWTGGASPDSRGDYYDDPYEEYSDCRYEGDYEGDYSMPTEEDQEEESCSCQSQTCQSQSEFRSIERTESDSEWGELSDGPPPGSPRWSPSAQSCSPQCSRSTVSAWWPCTTSSWRPLWSRSCCWCCNCCAARCSGWSRRPWASTKPSARSATDCGTASSSCAPSSASCCGAWPMPGATRRSSSLPC